In one Bacteroidales bacterium genomic region, the following are encoded:
- a CDS encoding tyrosine-type recombinase/integrase yields MKNIEITKGQIEGKDRLKLHFPYDREIIDLVKTIPGARWDPNEKCWHISLLAGPMEKLNKRFEGKLVFKEDKTAGWEDGRTIGREDGKTVRSIVPEEFIKTLTLKNYSQNTIRTYKAMLSGFLEFYKGKDPLKISEEEIREFLLYLIEEKDVSMSYQNQAINAIKFYYEQVLGRPVRSYYIQRPRRELKLPNVLSEEEVGSLIRSIQNLKHRTIISLIYSSGMRIGELINLRINEIDSGRMVIVIRQGKGKKDRISLLSIKILILLREYFKEYRPKEWLFEGQFGGQYSEQSIQKVFRAALEHAKINKRATVHTLRHSFATHLLERGTDLRYIQALLGHQSPKTTEIYTHITKKGLENIKSPLDNLDI; encoded by the coding sequence ATGAAAAACATCGAAATTACAAAAGGCCAAATTGAAGGGAAAGATAGGTTGAAGCTGCATTTCCCTTACGATCGTGAGATCATCGACCTGGTGAAGACTATTCCTGGTGCACGGTGGGATCCAAATGAAAAATGCTGGCATATATCGTTGCTGGCGGGACCTATGGAAAAACTGAATAAAAGGTTTGAGGGGAAACTGGTGTTTAAGGAAGATAAGACTGCAGGGTGGGAGGACGGGAGGACTATAGGACGGGAGGACGGTAAGACTGTAAGAAGTATAGTGCCGGAGGAGTTTATCAAGACGCTGACTTTGAAGAATTACAGTCAAAACACGATAAGAACATATAAAGCCATGCTGTCAGGGTTTTTAGAATTTTATAAAGGAAAGGATCCTTTAAAAATTTCGGAAGAAGAGATCCGGGAATTTTTGTTGTATCTCATCGAGGAGAAAGATGTTTCAATGTCGTACCAGAACCAGGCGATCAATGCCATCAAGTTTTACTATGAGCAAGTATTGGGGAGGCCGGTGAGGAGTTACTATATCCAACGCCCCAGGAGGGAATTAAAATTACCGAATGTTTTAAGTGAAGAGGAAGTAGGATCATTGATTAGAAGCATCCAAAATTTAAAGCATCGGACAATCATCTCGTTGATTTATTCTTCGGGTATGAGAATCGGTGAGTTGATCAATTTAAGGATCAATGAGATAGATTCCGGTCGAATGGTGATCGTAATCAGGCAGGGAAAAGGTAAAAAGGACAGGATTTCCTTGTTATCGATAAAAATTCTCATTTTACTGCGTGAGTATTTCAAAGAATACCGGCCGAAGGAGTGGTTATTCGAAGGTCAGTTTGGGGGTCAATACAGTGAGCAGAGCATTCAGAAAGTTTTCAGGGCTGCTTTGGAGCATGCAAAAATCAATAAAAGAGCGACGGTCCATACTTTACGGCATAGTTTTGCGACTCATTTACTGGAGAGGGGCACTGATTTAAGATATATACAGGCACTTTTGGGTCATCAAAGCCCTAAAACGACGGAGATTTATACACATATCACAAAGAAAGGGCTGGAAAATATAAAAAGTCCTTTGGATAATTTGGATATCTGA
- a CDS encoding Gfo/Idh/MocA family oxidoreductase yields MERKEINRRQFIGTTATAVAGFTILPSFGIKGMWRKSPSDLLNIAGIGVGGVGATNIDNCIGENIVALCDVDWAYAKGTFEKYPNARVYKDYRKMFDEMYGQIDAVVIATPDHTHAMIAAEAMRRGLHVYLQKPLTYSVSESRLLTQLAREYKVATQMGNQGNSDEGIRQVCEWIWDGAIGEIQEAHAWTNRPIWPQGLERPLDEPPVPPTLEWDLFLGPAPLRPYNPAYHPWNWRAWWDFGTGALGDMGCHIFDPVFKALKLGNPTFLYGSSTQVNTESAPKASIVHYEFPDRGEYKNLKLVPVKVSWFDGGLLPPRPAELKDGEPMGDWSGGCLFTGSKGKLLCDSYGLNPRLLPEELNNSYKRPDPYLRRIEYAMEGGHEKDWLRACKESPDSRVETSSNFDYAGPMNEVVVMGNLAIRLQDLKRKLQWDAEKMMIPNISDEDEIRVVTTDKFTVINGHPHFDTKYATIKAKPAAEEYIRRTYREGWKL; encoded by the coding sequence ATGGAAAGAAAGGAAATCAACCGGAGACAGTTCATCGGAACCACTGCAACTGCAGTTGCCGGTTTTACAATTTTGCCCAGTTTTGGGATCAAAGGTATGTGGAGAAAATCCCCCAGCGATCTATTAAACATTGCCGGGATCGGGGTTGGCGGTGTGGGTGCGACTAATATCGATAATTGCATCGGGGAGAATATCGTTGCCCTTTGCGATGTTGATTGGGCCTATGCTAAAGGGACGTTTGAGAAGTACCCGAATGCCCGGGTTTACAAAGATTACAGGAAGATGTTCGATGAGATGTATGGCCAGATCGATGCCGTCGTCATTGCCACACCCGATCATACCCATGCGATGATTGCAGCTGAAGCTATGCGCCGCGGCCTGCATGTGTACCTTCAAAAACCGCTGACCTACTCTGTTTCTGAATCGCGCCTGCTTACCCAATTGGCAAGGGAATACAAAGTTGCCACGCAAATGGGCAACCAGGGCAATTCCGACGAAGGGATCAGGCAGGTTTGTGAATGGATCTGGGATGGCGCCATCGGTGAAATACAGGAAGCTCATGCCTGGACTAACCGCCCGATCTGGCCGCAGGGCCTTGAGCGGCCGCTTGACGAGCCGCCTGTCCCGCCAACCCTGGAATGGGACCTGTTCCTCGGCCCGGCCCCGTTGCGTCCGTATAACCCGGCTTACCATCCCTGGAACTGGCGCGCCTGGTGGGACTTCGGCACAGGCGCACTCGGCGATATGGGCTGCCATATTTTCGACCCTGTCTTTAAAGCATTAAAATTGGGTAACCCGACTTTTCTTTACGGCAGCTCCACACAGGTGAATACGGAAAGTGCGCCTAAAGCCTCGATAGTCCATTACGAATTTCCGGACCGTGGGGAATACAAAAATCTGAAACTGGTTCCGGTCAAAGTGTCCTGGTTTGATGGCGGCCTGCTGCCTCCGCGCCCTGCAGAGCTGAAAGACGGCGAACCCATGGGCGACTGGAGTGGCGGATGCCTCTTTACCGGCTCAAAAGGCAAACTGCTTTGCGATTCCTATGGCCTTAACCCGCGTCTGCTGCCTGAAGAACTCAACAATAGCTATAAAAGGCCTGATCCTTACCTGAGAAGGATAGAATATGCCATGGAAGGCGGACATGAGAAAGACTGGCTGCGAGCCTGCAAGGAAAGCCCCGACAGCCGTGTCGAAACCAGTTCGAATTTCGATTATGCAGGACCGATGAACGAAGTAGTGGTCATGGGAAATCTCGCTATACGCCTGCAGGACCTTAAAAGAAAACTACAGTGGGATGCAGAGAAAATGATGATACCCAATATTTCAGATGAAGATGAGATCCGGGTGGTTACGACCGACAAGTTTACGGTTATCAACGGTCACCCTCATTTTGATACCAAATACGCTACCATCAAAGCCAAACCGGCGGCTGAGGAGTATATCAGGCGTACGTACAGGGAAGGGTGGAAGCTTTAG
- a CDS encoding DUF1080 domain-containing protein yields MKTKIMICFMVAFALNGFSQEEGWISIFDGKTTNGWRGYNQKTFPEKGWEVVDGMLHVIGTNRGEAGGGGDILFDRKFRNFELSLEWKVSEGGNSGIFFLAQEIPGEPVWKNAPEMQILDNERHPDAKLGINGNRAAGSLYDLIPGKFEAVKPAGEWNQVKILVYKGTVVHFVNGQQVLECHLWTDDWKAMVAASKFKDYPTFYNTAEEGYIVLQDHGDDVWFRNIKIKEM; encoded by the coding sequence ATGAAAACAAAAATTATGATCTGCTTTATGGTAGCTTTTGCTCTGAACGGTTTCAGCCAGGAAGAAGGCTGGATCTCTATTTTCGATGGTAAGACGACTAATGGATGGAGAGGATATAACCAAAAGACATTCCCGGAAAAAGGATGGGAAGTGGTAGATGGTATGCTGCATGTGATCGGCACCAACCGCGGAGAGGCAGGGGGTGGGGGCGATATCCTGTTTGACAGGAAGTTCAGGAACTTTGAACTTTCACTGGAGTGGAAGGTTTCAGAAGGCGGTAACAGCGGCATCTTCTTCCTGGCCCAGGAAATCCCCGGCGAACCGGTTTGGAAGAATGCGCCGGAGATGCAGATACTTGATAATGAAAGGCACCCGGATGCCAAATTGGGAATTAACGGAAACCGTGCTGCAGGCTCTTTATACGACCTGATCCCGGGTAAATTCGAGGCAGTAAAACCTGCCGGCGAATGGAATCAGGTGAAAATCCTGGTATATAAAGGTACCGTCGTTCACTTTGTCAATGGCCAGCAGGTGCTGGAATGTCATCTCTGGACCGACGACTGGAAAGCCATGGTCGCTGCCAGCAAGTTTAAGGATTACCCGACTTTTTATAATACGGCAGAAGAGGGTTATATCGTGCTGCAGGACCATGGGGATGATGTGTGGTTCCGGAATATTAAAATTAAAGAGATGTAA
- the amrB gene encoding AmmeMemoRadiSam system protein B, whose product MKTIFKISIMILLPFFFGSNCSSQDNKSESGLVDRKPAVAGQFYASSPNTLKSDLSKLFAKALPKQSGVVLALIAPHAGYVFSGEVAATSFNQLDPDKKYNNIFILASSHRMSFEGASIYNKGDYITPLGKVKVNLDVANQLLNDYPVFNSKAEAHISEHSLEVQLPFLQYRLKQDFQIIPIILGTQSPSTSKKIAEALKPFLNEKNLFVISSDFSHYPSYEDACLVDKITATAITMNSPDILLKTLEDNDGKGIDNLATSLCGWTSVLSLLYMTEGRQDLTYKAIEYQNSGDSKIYGDTDRVVGYYSIVVEKKSSSKDDKGFSLDDQEKEKLLDIARQTMEEYVSNGKIPVIDEKTLSPILRQPFGAFVTLRKDGDLRGCIGRFEAVEPLYKVVQQMAISASTQDSRFPEVTPAEFDKIDIEISVLTPLRKINSIDEFQLGKHGIYMKKGFSTGTFLPQVAQETGWTTEEFLGHCARDKARIGWDGWKDAELYVYEAYVFGEKE is encoded by the coding sequence ATGAAAACCATTTTTAAAATTTCAATTATGATTTTGCTGCCTTTCTTTTTCGGTTCAAACTGCTCTTCGCAGGATAATAAAAGCGAATCAGGCCTGGTTGACCGCAAACCCGCCGTGGCCGGGCAGTTCTATGCTTCAAGCCCCAACACGCTCAAGTCAGATCTTTCAAAACTCTTCGCAAAAGCGCTGCCAAAACAATCAGGAGTGGTCCTTGCCCTCATCGCACCGCATGCCGGCTATGTCTTTTCCGGGGAAGTGGCTGCTACGAGCTTCAACCAGCTTGATCCGGATAAAAAGTACAATAACATTTTCATCCTGGCTTCCAGCCACCGGATGAGCTTTGAGGGTGCCTCCATCTATAACAAGGGTGATTATATTACCCCGCTTGGAAAAGTCAAAGTAAACCTTGACGTGGCTAACCAGTTACTTAATGACTACCCGGTATTCAATTCCAAAGCTGAAGCCCATATCAGTGAGCATAGTCTTGAGGTGCAGCTTCCTTTTCTCCAATATAGGCTTAAGCAGGATTTTCAAATCATTCCAATCATTTTGGGAACTCAATCGCCATCGACTTCAAAAAAGATCGCTGAGGCCCTGAAACCGTTTCTGAATGAGAAAAACCTTTTCGTGATCAGTTCCGATTTCTCCCATTATCCATCCTATGAAGATGCCTGCCTGGTCGATAAAATAACGGCAACGGCCATCACCATGAATTCGCCCGATATCCTGCTGAAGACCCTGGAGGATAATGATGGCAAGGGCATTGATAACCTGGCAACAAGCCTGTGTGGTTGGACATCGGTGTTGAGCCTGCTTTATATGACTGAAGGAAGGCAGGACCTGACATACAAAGCAATAGAATACCAAAATTCTGGAGATTCAAAGATTTATGGCGATACAGATCGCGTGGTAGGATATTATTCCATCGTGGTTGAAAAAAAAAGCTCTTCTAAAGATGATAAGGGATTCAGCCTGGATGATCAGGAAAAAGAAAAACTGCTTGATATCGCCCGACAGACAATGGAAGAATATGTTTCAAACGGGAAAATCCCTGTGATAGATGAGAAAACGCTTTCTCCCATACTTCGCCAGCCTTTCGGGGCTTTTGTGACGCTAAGGAAAGATGGTGACCTCAGGGGTTGCATCGGCAGATTTGAAGCTGTAGAGCCCCTGTATAAGGTGGTCCAGCAAATGGCCATCTCGGCTTCTACTCAGGATTCCCGTTTCCCGGAAGTGACACCAGCTGAGTTTGATAAAATCGATATCGAGATATCTGTCCTGACGCCGCTTAGAAAGATTAACTCCATTGATGAATTTCAATTGGGGAAACATGGTATTTACATGAAAAAAGGCTTTTCCACCGGTACTTTCCTGCCCCAGGTGGCCCAGGAAACAGGATGGACTACGGAGGAATTCCTTGGACACTGTGCCCGCGACAAAGCCCGTATTGGCTGGGACGGCTGGAAAGACGCCGAACTATATGTTTATGAGGCTTATGTATTTGGGGAAAAGGAATAA
- a CDS encoding PD-(D/E)XK nuclease family protein, whose protein sequence is MKPFLQRLAEEIAARYGDDPRQLCVVLPNRRAGLYLKKYLARELKRTAWSPQTFSVEDFITSISGLQIIDPAGLLFEFYHVHKEIHGANAQDFEVFADWGQVLLQDFDEIDQYLVEPDKIFNFLSEARALSVWNLGESPLTDHEKSYLEFYHSFLDYYNRLHERLTEKNLVYQGLAYRIAATNIKEFAGNFPWQKIFFAGLNALSGAEEKIIDHLLHQNLAEIFWDADEYYIKDHGQEAGEFIRNYLGKWPADPVKWVENDFRLMKKEISVSGIPRSMGQAIKASQIVNLLRSEVEAPDKTALVLADEKLLLPVLYSLPEDLGPVNVTMGYPFKYTHLYHLASLLFQMQENAEKFAEQRKNASKSFYVKDVLKILAHPYLLLFEPPDQSKEISLEKIIKSIREKNRVFLTPEEIRRLSTGNETELNNLLENLFSIWETPLQALDGTIRILELIRNRMIAGGQVQAADQQVDLEYLFHLSKIIKRCRTMMETYPFILTLQTLHKILFQILDASRLPFSGEPLQGLQVMGVLETRAIDFENLIVLSVNEGILPSGRTPNSFIPFDIKIVFGLPTYQQKDSVFAYHFYRMIQRARRIFLLYDTEGDQMKGGEKSRFITQLGYELKKYNPDTLFEEKLLSPSSPVTGENKGITMAKTPVIMARLMDKANKGFSPSTLNLYIRCSLQFYFQEMLGLSEAETIEETIESKTMGTAIHHVFQQVYQPFTGKFVDPASLLERIKETEKYLKDAFTEEYHEGDLDHGKNHLIFKVSLFLINQFIKQEAEALQANDNPSASLKIISLESFFDSLLSCKLSGKEILVKLKGKTDRIDVWENSIRIIDYKTGSVQSNELKVKSWDKLTSDLKMAKAFQLLLYAYLYYKNHENSDQKIETGNITMRKISEGFMKVKLPEEKEVDIESMKIFEEMLKALLEKILDPEIPFVQTEDAENCAYCPFTAICTR, encoded by the coding sequence ATGAAACCATTTCTTCAACGGTTGGCCGAAGAAATTGCAGCCCGCTACGGCGATGACCCCCGGCAGCTTTGCGTGGTTTTACCGAACCGGCGGGCAGGCCTTTACCTGAAGAAATACCTTGCCCGGGAGCTGAAAAGAACGGCATGGTCGCCACAGACATTTTCTGTTGAAGACTTTATAACTTCCATTTCCGGCCTGCAGATCATCGATCCTGCCGGTCTGCTATTCGAATTTTACCATGTCCATAAAGAAATCCACGGCGCAAATGCACAGGATTTCGAAGTTTTTGCCGATTGGGGGCAGGTACTGCTACAGGATTTCGATGAAATCGACCAGTACCTGGTTGAGCCGGATAAGATCTTCAACTTTCTTAGTGAAGCGCGTGCCTTATCAGTCTGGAACCTTGGCGAAAGCCCCCTGACAGATCATGAGAAAAGTTATCTTGAGTTTTATCATTCTTTCCTGGATTATTATAACCGGCTTCATGAACGGTTAACTGAAAAAAATCTTGTTTACCAGGGGCTGGCATACCGGATTGCAGCTACAAATATTAAAGAATTTGCAGGTAATTTTCCATGGCAGAAAATATTTTTTGCGGGTTTGAATGCTCTTTCAGGTGCTGAGGAAAAAATCATCGATCATTTGCTGCATCAAAATCTGGCCGAGATTTTCTGGGATGCCGATGAATATTATATCAAAGACCATGGGCAGGAAGCCGGGGAATTTATCCGGAATTATCTTGGCAAATGGCCTGCTGATCCGGTGAAATGGGTTGAAAATGATTTCAGACTGATGAAAAAGGAGATCAGCGTTTCTGGGATCCCCAGGAGCATGGGACAGGCTATAAAGGCAAGCCAGATCGTCAATTTGCTCAGATCGGAAGTAGAGGCACCTGACAAGACAGCCCTGGTGCTTGCCGATGAAAAACTGCTTCTTCCGGTCCTGTATTCTTTACCTGAAGATTTAGGGCCCGTCAATGTCACCATGGGTTATCCATTTAAATACACCCATCTTTATCACCTGGCCAGCCTGCTCTTCCAGATGCAGGAAAACGCGGAGAAGTTTGCCGAACAGCGAAAAAACGCTTCAAAGTCATTTTACGTCAAAGATGTTCTGAAAATCCTGGCACATCCCTATCTGTTATTATTTGAGCCTCCTGATCAATCCAAAGAAATCTCCTTAGAAAAGATCATTAAATCCATCAGGGAGAAAAACCGTGTATTCCTGACTCCAGAAGAAATACGGCGTTTATCGACTGGTAATGAAACTGAACTGAATAACCTGCTTGAAAATCTTTTCTCTATCTGGGAAACCCCTTTGCAGGCATTGGACGGGACGATAAGAATACTGGAACTGATCCGTAACCGGATGATAGCCGGTGGGCAGGTCCAGGCAGCCGATCAGCAGGTGGACCTGGAATATCTTTTCCATCTTTCCAAAATTATCAAACGATGCAGGACTATGATGGAAACTTATCCTTTCATCCTGACGCTGCAAACACTTCACAAAATATTATTCCAGATATTGGATGCCAGCAGGTTGCCCTTCAGCGGCGAACCGCTGCAGGGGCTGCAAGTGATGGGTGTATTGGAAACCCGTGCCATCGACTTTGAAAACCTTATCGTGCTTTCTGTGAATGAAGGCATCCTTCCGTCCGGACGGACACCGAATTCATTTATTCCTTTTGATATAAAAATCGTGTTTGGCCTTCCGACATATCAGCAGAAAGATTCTGTCTTCGCATACCATTTTTACCGGATGATCCAGCGTGCCAGGAGAATATTCCTGCTTTACGATACCGAAGGCGACCAGATGAAGGGCGGGGAAAAGAGCCGCTTTATCACCCAGTTAGGTTACGAACTTAAGAAATATAACCCCGACACTCTTTTTGAGGAAAAGCTCCTGAGCCCGAGCTCTCCGGTAACAGGTGAAAATAAGGGGATTACAATGGCCAAAACACCTGTCATTATGGCCAGGCTGATGGATAAAGCAAACAAGGGGTTTTCCCCAAGCACCCTTAATCTTTATATAAGATGTTCCCTGCAATTTTACTTCCAGGAAATGCTCGGGTTATCGGAAGCGGAAACCATAGAAGAGACCATCGAGTCAAAAACCATGGGAACCGCCATTCATCATGTGTTTCAACAGGTTTACCAGCCTTTTACGGGAAAATTTGTTGACCCGGCTTCATTGCTGGAAAGGATCAAAGAGACAGAAAAATACCTTAAGGATGCTTTCACGGAAGAATACCATGAAGGTGACCTCGATCACGGGAAGAACCACCTTATCTTCAAAGTATCTTTATTTCTTATCAACCAGTTCATTAAACAGGAAGCAGAGGCCCTTCAGGCAAACGATAACCCTTCGGCATCATTAAAGATCATTTCCCTGGAGAGTTTTTTCGATAGTTTGCTTAGCTGCAAGCTTTCCGGCAAGGAAATATTGGTTAAGCTCAAAGGAAAGACCGACAGGATTGATGTCTGGGAGAATTCTATCAGGATAATTGACTATAAAACAGGCTCGGTGCAGTCCAATGAATTAAAGGTTAAATCGTGGGATAAGCTGACCAGTGACCTAAAGATGGCAAAGGCATTCCAGCTTTTACTATATGCCTATCTTTATTATAAGAATCACGAAAACTCAGATCAGAAGATAGAGACGGGCAATATCACGATGCGAAAGATCAGTGAAGGGTTTATGAAGGTAAAACTTCCGGAGGAAAAGGAAGTCGATATAGAATCGATGAAAATATTTGAAGAAATGCTGAAAGCTTTGCTGGAAAAAATACTCGACCCTGAAATTCCCTTCGTTCAAACGGAAGATGCGGAAAACTGCGCTTACTGCCCTTTTACAGCCATTTGCACCCGCTAG
- a CDS encoding nucleotidyltransferase family protein: MKALILAAGMGTRLMPLTANTPKALVSINGVTLLEIAIRKLARDGFTDIIVNVHHHAGMIKEFLNRHQFQGANISISDESGQLLDTGGAILKARWFLDGQEPFLVHNVDVISDISLQALLSEHFKRGGVATLSVSERQTRRYLLFDDILKLRGWTDSSSGEIRWAGDSIQQARPLAFNGIHIINPEIFRLMEEEGRFSIIDTYLKLTKTKSIYGYLQPGQTWFDLGKPDQLAVVSMFLTDHPEYKAQL; this comes from the coding sequence TTGAAAGCATTAATCCTGGCAGCCGGAATGGGTACCCGCCTGATGCCACTGACAGCCAACACCCCTAAAGCGCTGGTCAGCATCAATGGGGTCACCCTGCTGGAAATCGCCATCCGGAAGCTGGCCAGGGATGGATTTACCGATATCATCGTCAATGTGCACCATCATGCCGGCATGATCAAGGAATTTTTAAACCGGCACCAATTTCAGGGAGCAAACATTTCGATTTCCGATGAAAGCGGCCAATTGCTCGATACCGGCGGTGCCATCCTGAAAGCCCGGTGGTTCCTTGATGGGCAGGAACCTTTCCTGGTCCATAACGTAGACGTGATCAGTGATATCAGTCTTCAAGCTTTACTTTCTGAACATTTTAAGAGAGGAGGCGTGGCCACTCTTTCCGTCAGTGAACGCCAGACGCGGCGCTATTTATTATTTGATGATATTTTAAAATTAAGGGGCTGGACGGATTCATCTTCCGGAGAAATCCGTTGGGCCGGGGATTCGATTCAACAGGCACGGCCATTGGCTTTCAACGGGATTCATATTATCAACCCGGAAATATTCAGGCTGATGGAAGAAGAAGGAAGGTTTTCCATCATCGATACTTACCTGAAGTTAACAAAAACAAAGTCAATTTATGGATATCTTCAGCCCGGACAGACCTGGTTTGACCTTGGAAAGCCAGACCAACTGGCTGTTGTTTCAATGTTTCTGACAGATCATCCGGAATATAAGGCACAGCTATGA
- a CDS encoding phosphotransferase, producing the protein MKSDLENLKELFKQWSGNFPDNVTVIPPSGSERRYFRLKYQGVSAIGVWNPVKEENSAFLHFTRHFLTNGLHVPSIYSFDPENNIYLIEDLGDTSLFSLLENKPPDTGIPQEIIRLYQESLRELVRFQVKAGKSLDYNYCYPHSSFDTRSMKWDLNYFKYYFLKLHVPFHEGKLEDDFDTLVNYLNNAESDYFMYRDFQSRNILVKGGIPYFIDYQGGRRGPLQYDIASLLFQVKADLPFPLREELLDFYFSELSPFVRTDQATFKKQYYGFVLIRLLQVLGAYGFRGLIEKKLHFLSSIPFALKNLDWWLTHVDLQLNLPELLPAIKSLAGLEKYQKVDVQSMAGKFTVLINSFSYKHGIPDDLSGHGGGFVFDCRALPNPGREERYRVFNGKEKIIIDYLRNSPEVIDFLKGAEKLVSQSVENYTGRGFSRLMVSFGCTGGQHRSVYCAESLASRLKQKYPQISIEIAHKMLDGLQKFKR; encoded by the coding sequence GTGAAGTCAGACCTTGAAAACCTAAAAGAACTTTTCAAACAGTGGTCAGGAAATTTTCCTGACAATGTTACAGTTATACCGCCATCGGGTTCTGAAAGAAGGTATTTTCGGTTAAAATATCAAGGTGTAAGCGCCATTGGTGTCTGGAACCCGGTAAAGGAGGAAAACAGCGCTTTTCTGCATTTCACAAGGCACTTTCTTACAAACGGCCTTCATGTTCCATCAATCTATAGTTTTGACCCTGAAAATAATATCTATTTAATAGAAGACCTGGGCGACACCTCTTTGTTTTCTCTCCTTGAAAATAAACCTCCGGACACCGGTATTCCGCAAGAAATTATCCGGTTATACCAGGAATCACTCAGGGAACTTGTACGTTTTCAGGTTAAAGCCGGTAAAAGCCTTGATTATAATTATTGCTACCCTCATTCATCATTCGATACCCGTTCAATGAAGTGGGACCTGAATTACTTCAAGTATTATTTTCTGAAATTGCATGTACCCTTTCATGAAGGAAAACTGGAGGATGATTTCGACACACTGGTGAATTACCTGAACAATGCAGAATCTGATTACTTTATGTACCGCGATTTCCAGTCAAGGAACATCCTGGTAAAAGGCGGTATACCTTATTTCATTGATTATCAGGGCGGCCGGAGAGGGCCGCTGCAATATGACATTGCGTCATTGCTTTTCCAGGTCAAAGCGGATTTGCCATTTCCTTTGAGGGAAGAATTGCTCGATTTTTATTTTTCAGAGCTTTCACCTTTTGTCAGAACAGATCAGGCAACATTCAAAAAGCAGTATTACGGCTTTGTCCTGATCCGTTTGCTCCAGGTACTGGGTGCTTATGGCTTCAGGGGTTTAATAGAAAAGAAGCTGCATTTTCTTTCAAGCATTCCTTTCGCGTTGAAGAACCTTGATTGGTGGCTCACTCATGTTGATCTCCAATTGAATTTGCCGGAATTATTACCAGCTATTAAATCGTTGGCAGGACTTGAAAAATATCAGAAAGTCGATGTACAGTCTATGGCAGGAAAATTTACAGTCTTAATTAACAGTTTCTCTTACAAGCATGGCATTCCGGACGATCTGAGCGGGCATGGCGGAGGTTTTGTATTTGATTGCAGGGCTCTGCCGAATCCGGGACGGGAAGAACGTTACAGGGTATTCAACGGCAAGGAAAAGATCATCATCGATTACCTTAGAAATTCTCCTGAAGTTATTGATTTTCTGAAGGGTGCGGAAAAACTGGTGAGTCAATCCGTTGAAAATTATACTGGACGCGGGTTCAGCAGACTGATGGTAAGTTTCGGCTGTACGGGCGGGCAGCACCGGTCGGTGTATTGCGCGGAATCGCTGGCATCTCGGTTGAAACAAAAATATCCTCAGATAAGTATTGAAATTGCTCATAAGATGTTGGATGGGTTACAAAAATTTAAAAGATAA
- a CDS encoding ferritin family protein: protein MGKSAVDILKEAILLERRGKAFYTTAARQTESEAARKIFEMMAAEEDEHINFLSRQFAHYEKNKAFMKVDEIADTDEATVMAILSEEIKTQVNAAGYEAAAISAAMDFETRAVQIYSDRAGSATDPNEKKMYQMLADWEKGHHFWLHKIDEDLKEQVWYDNNFWPF, encoded by the coding sequence ATGGGCAAATCAGCCGTTGATATCCTGAAAGAAGCGATCTTGCTGGAGCGTCGGGGGAAAGCATTTTACACGACAGCAGCAAGGCAGACAGAAAGCGAAGCCGCACGAAAGATTTTCGAAATGATGGCTGCAGAAGAAGATGAACACATCAACTTTCTTTCCAGGCAATTTGCTCATTATGAAAAGAATAAGGCATTCATGAAAGTTGATGAAATAGCTGATACAGACGAGGCGACAGTGATGGCAATTTTGTCTGAAGAAATAAAAACACAGGTCAATGCTGCTGGCTATGAGGCCGCAGCTATCTCAGCCGCCATGGATTTTGAAACAAGGGCTGTCCAGATTTATTCCGATCGTGCCGGATCAGCTACCGACCCTAATGAAAAAAAGATGTACCAGATGCTGGCTGATTGGGAAAAAGGCCATCACTTCTGGCTCCATAAGATCGATGAAGATCTGAAGGAACAAGTATGGTACGATAATAATTTCTGGCCTTTCTAA